The Ranitomeya variabilis isolate aRanVar5 chromosome 7, aRanVar5.hap1, whole genome shotgun sequence genome includes a window with the following:
- the LOC143786199 gene encoding odorant receptor 131-2-like: MVNFTEVSNKTNNQTVEIVRSTLLALVLLSFCVFIYFVTIILYVFFTTPHVRENARYILFVHMLINDTLLLSVLIFVSLVAIFDVYIPVPICYALVMYSTSSFKVTAYNLAIMSFERYFAICYPLRHAQVCTMQRSLLVIGVMWLLSSTPLVPDFIAMCYSMPKNFFSTSLICQWSTFAMNSFQLTLRSLMEITTFILVGLVILYTYVKVMVVARKIGSGRSSAFKAEKTVLLHAFQLGLCMMYFSYSFTDAYLRKYFYFIPITNFFLFMCIPRYISPLIYGVRDEVFRKYIRKMNFFV; this comes from the coding sequence ATGGTCAACTTCACTGAGGTCAGCAACAAGACGAACAATCAAACTGTAGAAATCGTGAGGAGTACCCTGCTTGCCTTAGTGCTCCTGTCCTTCTGTGTCTTCATCTACTTTGTGACAATCATCTTGTACGTCTTCTTCACCACTCCTCATGTTCGGGAGAATGCTCGCTACATCCTGTTTGTCCACATGCTCATAAACGATACCTTGCTACTTTCTGTGTTGATATTCGTCTCTCTTGTAGCTATATTTGATGTGTACATCCCTGTGCCGATATGTTATGCCCTCGTCATGTACTCCACAAGTTCATTTAAGGTGACAGCCTACAACTTGGCCATCATGTCCTTTGAACGTTACTTTGCCATTTGCTATCCGTTAAGACATGCACAAGTCTGCACCATGCAGAGGTCTCTTTTGGTCATTGGAGTCATGTGGCTTCTGAGTAGCACTCCTCTGGTGCCTGACTTTATCGCCATGTGTTATTCAATGCCAAAGAATTTCTTCTCCACCAGCTTGATATGTCAGTGGTCAACATTTGCAATGAACAGTTTTCAATTAACCCTAAGGTCATTGATGGAGATCACCACCTTCATCTTGGTGGGATTGGTCATCCTTTACACCTATGTGAAAGTTATGGTGGTGGCTCGGAAGATTGGATCTGGGAGGTCTTCTGCTTTTAAGGCAGAGAAAACTGTTCTTCTTCACGCCTTCCAGCTCGGACTCTGTATGATGTATTTTTCATATTCCTTCACTGATGCTTACTTGAGGAAATATTTCTATTTTATACCAATAACCAACTTTTTCTTATTCATGTGCATCCCCAGATATATCAGTCCTTTGATTTATGGTGTAAGGGATGAAGTGTTCCGAAAATATATAAGGAAGATGAACTTCTTTGTATAG